The following proteins are co-located in the Thermostichus vulcanus str. 'Rupite' genome:
- a CDS encoding Uma2 family endonuclease yields the protein MTPTFEVTSQTNLPQPTPPDISDLVIEDDQPVDSLYSEKLQRLLTNALYASFKPGIPFLVTANVGLFYALKTNPLVPDVMLSLGVSAPTNFERREDRTYFVWEMGKPPEVAIEIVSNRKGHELGSKLTAYAHAGVSYYVVYDPLVQLKELQGSRLAIFERQGSQLVPYDSTWMPDVGLGLTLWQGSFEGVTVEWLRWCDQEGQILLTGEERSEQLLELLRSHGITPPEN from the coding sequence ACCTTTGAGGTGACCTCTCAAACAAACCTTCCTCAACCTACCCCCCCAGACATCAGTGATCTCGTCATCGAGGACGATCAACCTGTGGACAGCCTCTACTCCGAAAAACTGCAACGGCTGCTCACTAACGCCCTCTATGCCTCCTTCAAGCCAGGGATCCCGTTTTTAGTCACGGCCAATGTGGGACTGTTTTATGCCCTGAAAACCAATCCCCTTGTGCCGGATGTGATGCTGAGTTTGGGGGTCTCTGCTCCCACTAACTTTGAGCGTCGAGAAGACCGCACCTACTTTGTCTGGGAAATGGGCAAACCCCCCGAAGTGGCCATCGAGATTGTCTCCAATCGCAAAGGTCACGAACTGGGATCCAAACTCACCGCCTATGCCCATGCCGGAGTCAGCTATTACGTGGTCTACGATCCCCTAGTACAACTGAAGGAATTACAGGGATCCCGTTTAGCTATCTTCGAGCGGCAGGGATCCCAACTTGTCCCCTATGACTCCACCTGGATGCCAGATGTGGGTCTGGGGCTGACCCTGTGGCAGGGATCCTTTGAGGGGGTGACGGTCGAGTGGCTACGCTGGTGTGATCAAGAGGGGCAGATTCTATTGACTGGTGAAGAACGCTCCGAACAACTGCTGGAACTGCTGCGTTCCCATGGCATCACGCCCCCAGAGAACTAG